A segment of the Trifolium pratense cultivar HEN17-A07 linkage group LG7, ARS_RC_1.1, whole genome shotgun sequence genome:
aaaatgaaaaatgtaagCAGGAGGAGAAGCAAACCATGAAAATAAACCCTTTATCTCCTGATCTAGCCTCAAAACAATTCCCAAGTTAAGTTCGTAGCTTCCAAGTTCCACTTTAATCTGGAATGGAATACATGGTTTGATGGCACATTTGGTGAATCTTGATTCTTAGGCGTGTCCTTTTCATTTGAAGCAGTTTATGTTGGTTAGCGTCAAAGGATTTGACTAGTGTAAAGAGTGATAAAATTTGTTGAAACATGTTGTTTATGGCTGTACTATGCTAGGGTGAAATATTTGCTTTCTAAGATCTGCCTCTGAATTTGTCGGTGATAAAATTATATGTATGGCTTCTCTTTGGTATTCAGCCTGTCTGTTAATGGGGATACTGTTGgggaccagatattttattagAGAAGAATAGAGATAGACccttgttagaaataatataaaattgttgatatggctctatcctaaccgCTTAAGTTTTTGGGATAATTGGtcatttgacatggtatcagagcctctatgactaagtggtctagagttagatccccgctcccctcactttctaattaaaatttggaatttaagcatatggtaggtgggcctatgcattatccacgcttcaagcccaagtgggctcttgcgtgagggggcgtgttggAAATAATATAAAGtcattgatatggctctatcctaacagcttaagcttttgggataattggTCATTTGACAACCCTAATTACAAAAAACTGATGGTTTGCAAACCTCCCTAATAGAGTGTATACTGTATAGTATAGTTTACCAAATAACTCGCACTCTGTTACAAATATCACCGTAAAATGCAACTAGCTGAGCCTAAGTCAGGGGTAATTCCCCTTTTGTtcttcaaaaaaagaaacaaaaaactgAACCTAAGTCAGTTAGGATACATTCTCCCTGTATATACTCATTCTTTAGTATTCAGccattaaattttgaattgcaGAATCAGAATATTGATTCTCTCTGAACTCTCCTTTCTGTTTCTTTCTTACTCAAATGATTCTATCCAAAACCCATGGGAGTAAACTCCGAATCTTACTGCAACAACGGATAATCAAGTTTTCAAAACTTTTGCACAACAAATCACACTCAAACTCGATGCGAAGAACTTTGTCCTAGAAGTAACACTACAAACTTCACAAATACCTGGTAAACCCTAATATCCCTCCAAGATTCTTTGTGCATGATCAGGACCTAGATGTTGAGAATCCAGCTTATACAACTTGGGATCATCAAGATTCCTTGCTGTTTATATGTCTTTTCAGCACACTATCTGAGTCAGTCCTTCCACGAGTTATAAGATCTGTGCCAACTCAGTTTAACACATGTTCTTCCACACGCCGATTAATGCCATACTGTGCGAATTCATGTTGATGTTCTTATTTTGATTGGAGATCCAATTTCGCATCATGACCAGTTGTAATCCATTCTTAGTGGTGGTCTTCCCTAGGATTATATTGCTCTTTCAGCTATTATTCAGTATACACTACCGACCTGGCTTGTGTCCCATAACCAAAGTCAAATCTATGCTTCTTCCGCAGAAATTGAAGGTATAAGAAATTGTTTTGACTGAATCTCTCTCTGTTAATATTTCCCAAGCTGCATTGCCTCAACCAGTTCACGACCTGCTCAGTCGCAAAGTTATCATAGTCAGTATGGAAACTACCGTGGTGGGGGTCACTCAGGTGGTAGATTTGGTGTTTAGTGGCAAATATGTTATAGCATTGGCCATGAGGCTAGTGTGTACTATCAttgatatttgaattttatacCTCCAGCTTGTAATAATTCAAATCACTGGAAAGCCTCTCCTCAGATGCTCAATCAGTGGCCTAGTCCTTTTCATCTTGCTTACAGTGGCTCACACTAGAGGAAGGGACCTCCACCTTCAGCCCCCATTCTTCTGGCCTTCATTCCAAGGCACCAACTTCTTTCCCCAGTGTTCGTATTCCGCTACGTCACCTCTGGCTTTACCACCTCTTCATGGTGGCAGAGGCCACTCATACACGAGTCACTAGTCAGAAATATCAAGACAACCACAATCTTACCTTGCTGAAACTGACAATAGTACTTCTCAGATGTGGTATCCTGATTCAAGAGCCTCTCACCACATCACCAATGACACTACTAATTGTTGGACAACATCTCTTTGCCCAGATCTTATCAGATTCTACTCGAAAATGGCAATGGTTTGGCCTTCACCTCTATTAGCTCTGCATAATTTCATTCAACTTTCAAGCCACATACTAATTTTACACTCAAGACTCTTCTTATTCCAGAAATAATCAGAGATTTAGTAAGTATTTGTCAGTCAGTTTACAAGAGACTACTCTGTCTATTTGGAGTTTCACCCTGATTTTTGCCTTGTTAAATCACATGTCAATtgtaattttcttcttgaagGGGTTAGTGTTTACTCTCTTGTATCAAGTTAGTATCAACTCATTTTCTATAACCTTACACTATCATATTCAAAAGTCTTTATTTATCTTCTTGTATTATCTAAAACCCATAACTTCAACAATTACATGCAAAAACCAAACCCATTACTTCAACAGTTGGACATCTTCCTTAGAGAGAAGGTGATCAGTAAAAGTCTAGTTGTCTAGCATATATTTCAGCAAGTGGCCAATTGCCAACCTTCTCACTAAGCCACTTTGTCCTCTAAGATTTCTCAATCAGAGACAAGCCTAAGGTTGCAGACAAGAGCACTCTGAGTCAACTACCTTTACTTTGAGGGGGAAGTAATAAAGTCTACAGTATGTTTTACCAAATAACAGAATCACATTCTGTTACAGCTATCACTTAAAATCATAGTCAACTACCTTAACTTTGAAGTTggatattaatattttatgctCTCTTTAGATTAAAAGAAGACTAATATTTGTGTCAATATTCAATCAGTGTCACTCTTTGGTGCATATGGTTGGAAAGTTATATGCATCTTTAGGCTAAGTTTACACATCCGGGTTATATATTTGATGTAAAACTTATGGTCTTTTTACCAGGGTTTCTCTTATACATTGTTGAGAGATTGGGTAGCTTTGCTGGATTGATGTGTTATTTAATctcttgtttgttttcttttctgtaAGGAGGTTTTCGTATCCTCTTAATCCTTTATAACGATTTTCTCTGTCTTAAAGAATTTcttctttaattaaaaaaaatgacatcttctttgttcactttattttttgtatttctaGATTGAAATCCGCAATAACAAATTGGAAATGCAATCAGTAAATAACAAATCTCTCATTGAAGAGCTTGATAAACTTCTTGAGCAATTGAATATCCCCCCTGAGGTATGTCTTTGCGTGGTGAATTTTCATAGTTTGAGtttaatgaatttaatatacttaattattattttaatgaattttcattttctgtAGTATTCAGCATTTTTGACAGGAGATTCATTTGATGAAGCACAAATGCTTCAAAATGAAGAAGCGTGTGAGTGGTTGATTGGTGCCTTGCGTGGTTTTCAAGCTTCTACCATCGATCCTGCTTATGTAAAAATGAGAGCTGTATGTTCTTTGCCTTATTTGTTAATATGGGAAAGCTGCAAATAATTTGGTAACAAAACAGTTCATGGTGATACAAGCctgttttcttttgttaaaaaatgaaagaaataaaattgttttaaggAGGAagttatgatttttatttattagttagTTGCTACCATTATGTCCCTATTATGATATTGGAGTATTCTTGGCTGTGGAAAATAAAGAAAGCGGTGAAAATGTAAGGTTTTAGATAGGGGAAGAGTGAGAGATAATATGTGATTGAAACACCTGAAatagttgtttcttttttgctGTGATGGATATAACACAAAGCATTGACCTTTTGTTTGTCCTAGTCCTTAACACATAATCTTGATTAAATAAGGAAACAAACCATAAAACCCAAAGGTTTGTTGATCAGAGAAAATAtattctattttcatttttcactaATAAATCACAATAATTTCACTCATTGTCATGTTTGTTTTCCtgctttcaattatttttcattgGTTCATGTAAAAATCTTTGAAAACATGAAATAAAGGGCACATTCTGTAATTATTAAGGGCAGCAGAAAACGATATCAGAAAATATTTTCTCAAACCAAATAAACCTTAAAGGAAATATGAAAAccagttttaaaagataatctAAATTATTCTACATGATGCATTGAAGATATTATGAGATATTTTTCCTATATTCTAACTAAAACAGTTTTACGATCTAAAATTCATTGGTTTTAATGGTGGTTTATCTATTTCTGCAGTTTAAAGAGAAGCGAGGAGaacttcaaataataaaatctatttttgtCACGAAAGTTTCTGAATTTTTGAGGAATTACTTTGCTACTTTTGTTGATTTCTTGATGAATGATAAAAGTTACTTTTCTCAGGTATTTTCTGCATACATTATTTATGGAATTATAAACttaaaatctttaattttcACTTTGTCTGCTTGTTCTAAACAGCGAGGACAGTTGAAAAGGCCAGATCATTCTGACCTGCGATACAAGTGCAGGACATATGCACGCCTTTTGCAACATTTAAAGGTTTAATTACGAACTGCAACATCTTCTCGATGTTTTGTTTTGCATACCTTTATTTTTTGAGTTCATTTCTTTGTATCCTCAACATGCAGGTTCTTGACAAGAATTGCTTGGGCCCATTGAAAAAGGCTTATTGTTGTTCTCTAAACTTGCTTCTTCGCAGGGAGGTCTGAGATTACAAATACTCATACtgtattattgttattttttatttcttgataTTTTGGTAGTAACGTCATGCTATGACTTGCACTTGAGCATTTTAGGAACTGAGAAATGACCACTATACATGTGGAAATATTCACTGATGtaattactttgaaaaaataaagGTTTTGAAACAAAAGTTGCTAAATAAAATCTTTAGTTGCATGATGTTTTATGAAATGTCTTGGACAcagtaaaaaaaatgcaatgtAATCTCTCTTTCCTGGATATCTTTTGAGTGATACAAAACAGGTGGAAGAAATTTTTTCTGAATCATTTAAATGTACAACGAATTTTTGTTATGTATATATACTAATCCTTACCACTGCTTTCCTATATTAGAGTTATGTTACAGGCTATCAATTTTGTTCgagtaaaagaaaataaagaaaaagctATGCGAGATGGTGGATATATGTCCATTGTTCTCCTCTTCCCTATGAGATCTTGAAACCAATTTGTGGGAAGTTCTTTAGATGACACATCTGCCAATCGTTGTCCCAAAGGAATATAAACTGTATAAATTAGTCCTCTGCCTAGTTTATCTTTGATGAAGTGTTAGTCTATATCTATATTCTTTGATGTAGTACTTATAAGGTTtggacaatcctcaccttataagTTGGGTTTGTGGGGTTAAGTCTAAGCTCAAATTTATAATGACCAAGTGTTAAGACCGTTGACACATGGGCACCCAAAACATGATAGTATTAGGAATGATTGCATTAGAGATAAATTTAAGGTAGCACCTTTTGTGGAGAATAAATAGaattttaacttctttttttgtgTGCCCAAAATAGAATTTTAACTTAGGTGGTTGGGTATGTGTAATTTCTATAGATGCCCAAGTTAGAAGAGTAGATTAGGGGGAGACTAGTTGAGGTAAAAGGAGACCTAGAAAGACAATGTGCCAAATCATTAGTTAAATGATTTCCCTTTGATCCAATCAACCAACTCTCTTAATGGAAACAAATCTTTTATTCTctttgttcatattattttggGTTGGTTTCTAGGCCATATTTAGTAGCTTGTTATGTTTTGGTAGAATAGTGTGTTTACAGAATCTAAAGCTTCATGCTTCTCTTCGCAGGTCCGTGAGTTTGCTAATGAACTTCGTGCAGAATCTAAAACTTCCCCAGGTCCTGGTCAGAATGTAAATTCTGCTGACTCTTCGGCAGTTTCTGATGCATATGCAAAGATGCTCACCGTTTTTATCCCACTTATGGTGGATGAGGTGAAAGTTCTTAATATTTTCTCCTAATTGAAACTAGTTTATCTTTAATAACTTGAATGTGTAACTATTCATGATTTATGTTTCAGAGTTCTTTTTTTGCACACTTCATGTGCTTCGAAGCTCCTCCACTTGATGGTAATAAATCTGGACACAATGATGATGCTaacgatgatgatgatttggGAATTGCAGACATTGATGAGAATGATAGTAAATCCAGTACATATACCTCACTCTCAACAATTATCCTTTCTAAAtgcttaaattttataattaaatattatggTTTGATTTTCCTCTGTTGTCATCAGTTGTTCCATAATTTGagcatttatttattcaattttccaGATATGAGTCCTGCGGAGCTTGCAGCTTTAAACGAATCACTTCAGGATTTGCTTGATGGAATTCAAGTATGCTTAGAATAaaatatctctctctctctctctctctctctgtgtgtgtgtgtgtgtctgtcTGTCTTACAGTTTGAATTTCTGATATGAGATGAAAGGATCTGGATCTTCTCTTGTTACATATGATAGTCATGTTAGAAGGTGATAGatcttttttgtctttttcctGATGAAAATGTTATTGTCTTGTTCCATATCTTTTTCTTATTGTTATCATAACTGCTATGATACACATGAGGACTAAAATCCCAGATAATGTGGAAAAAAACCTTGTCAATTCTCCATATCAACTCTGTGTTTTATCTTGCATAATCTGAACATAACATATTTGATGTTATGGAGTGATGAcaaaattgtttcttataagtGGACAATTCGTTATGAGGTTCTCGATTTTATTAAGGCCTAGTTTGGATTTGCTTCtggcttaaaaaaaattagcttCTACCTTATATAGGAACTTCTCAATTGAACTAAATGCTTAGTGTTTAACTTACAAAAATGCCCTTATGCGGCTGTGCCATATAAGTGACGATCACTATTTGGATCAGGGATCTTGTCAAAATGTTGAGGTACAAAAGTTGATTTAAACTTATAAGAGCAGCTATTAGTTAGAATACTTGTAGTCACTGCAATATCGTTTCAACTTATCTTTTTGTAAGTCACTGCAATATCGTTTCATATTCTGTTTCTGTGGAACCTGATAAATAAGTTAAAAGATTGAGCTCCTATAATGCTGCTTTGTAATTTATATGATTTCAGGAAGACTTCTATGCTGTTGTGGATTGGGCATGTAAGATTGATCCTTTATGCTGCATATCAATGCATGGAATAACAGAACGCTATCTCTCTGGTCAAAAAGCTGATGCATCAAGATTTGTCAGCCTTATGCTCAGTGAACTTGAGTGTCGGATATCTATGCTATTCATTCGTGTATGTGACTAGCTTTATATAGAATTTCCAATTACATTTAGAAGATTGAGATGCTAACCCAATTCATCTAATTGCAAATTTTTAGTATGTTGATGATTCTTGTCATAATATTGAAAAGTGTGAGCGCAATGCTAAACAAAGTGTCCTGCCCTACATTCCCAGGTAAAATGGATCTTTGGAGTCTACTTTTCCCTTATTTCTGCAAAGTAATTGAGATGTTTTAGAATGATAGCTCAGCTGTccactttttagtttttagcttGTTATACAGAATTTAGAATGTAGAAAAACCTAGAATATTCTATGATTCTATCTACTAGATGTAGTGAAAAAGTCTATCTAACTCTATTGAAGATTGTTAATCAGGGAATCATTTTCTTCTGTTGTGAACCTCATTAAGTTTAGATGACATTCGTACATCATTGAGTTTCAgagaatttgttttttgtttagtCCATTGTTTAGATGAAACTATAAATATGCCATCTAAAGTTGCTGATCTGTCTGGAAATATACTGACATGCATGCAAATGGATAATAGAGAAGGATTGCTGATGATGTTGTCAAATCAAATTAGCATGTTTGCTTGTTTATATATCAGGAATAcgtttaattgtttaaattatcAACCTTATATTCATGTGAGCACCCATTGCCATTGATGTGTGTGTTTAATGTTAAAGAGATGGAAATTAATAGCAGCAGAGATATGGGCGGAGAAAATTGGACAATGTTGCTAATAACTCCCTCTGTCCCATAATAAGTATAAAGTATCACATTTTCATAAAAGATGTTGCATAAAGTTtgtcattttcaattttcaatatagttttaattgatttttgtacCTTCTAATTAATACCATGTGAATCACTCCGAAGTTATTATTTTCCACTttgcatttttaataaaatcacAACTCTCGTTCTTTCCTTTATCACATCTTCTTAAGAGATTAATTTCTATGCACTGAtagtgtaaatattttttacacatgcgtccaatcAAAATTTTGGCATCGTGGAGTGATTTGATTTTATGTACTTGTGAAAAAGTTTTTCATTGTCGGTGTATACAAGTTAAATCTTTTTCTTAATCTGTGTGAAGTTGTCAAATGCAACAATTATTGTGGGATAGTGGGAGTGATATTTCTCTGATATTATATCAAATCACGAATGCTCATTTATGTGTGTACATTTATTAGCCAATATATTGTTTTGGTTTATTTGGAAAGCCTGAGAATAAAGACATCATTTGGACTTTAAGGGAAAAAGTTGATGTTTGTGAAGCACGACCATAGACGCAAACATCAGACACAGCATCAACATGCACACACTAACACAATAAATATCTATAACATAGAACACTAGAGAGCATATTAGCTAATAACATAAAAGATGTTAATCTTGACCATATATGATTTTGGTCAATATTTGATCCTCTCCCTTATCAACTCTCACTTGATACATCCCCTATATATGTAGTTATGTACATGTGTAGGTTGTATAGATGAAAAGTGGAAAGAGCAACATTTGAGACCGATAGATATTtcttgaaaaattgaattttttttataagagttGTGCCTTTCAAGCATTGAGACTTATTTGAATGTTAGTCAACTTGCTAAGTATCCATTTCACATATCCAAACCATTAAAAAGTAATTATTTAAAGAGAAGTGTTCAATGGGTGTCATATGGGTGTCTGTGTAGGACATTTGAAGAGGAGTGTTCAATGTGTGTCAGTGTAGGAAATGTCCTAGACACTGTGCACCTCAAGAAGAAGTTTACATGCTTCGTCATAGGTTGAATTCTATGTAGCACGACTCTATAGATTGAAGGCATGTCCGGTGTCACCGACACATGTGGTTACCTgcaattacttttatttttcaaattattatcagtgttgaTGTGTCAATATCTTGTCTAGTGTCCGTATTTTTGTCAGTGCTTGATAGGTTTAAGTTGATAAGCTGCTTCCATAATCATGCCAGCTACACTATTTAATTCCAATCTGTATTTAATGTCTAGGTTCTACGGCATTGAGTAATGTTTTCACTATTTTCTTATAGATTTGCAACCCTTGCAACAAAGATGGAGCAATACATCGCTGGACAGTCTAGGGATTTGGTTGACCAAGCATACATGAAATTTGTAAGCGATTCCTTTTAAGAACTGTGTTGTTTTTGTTGAGATATTACCGTGATTTAGTTTCCTTTATTCCTATTATTTAGAATATATTGTTTACATTTTATGATATTAGCTCTTATAATAAATACATACATAAGGCGGAGGGTTTAGTATCTCGCAATTCAATCATTTCATTCAAGAGTTTTAATTCCTTTTAAACTCTCCTAATTGTTTTGTGCTATCTCATACTGAACTTCCATGAGATATCTAGTTAATTTTAATGTACTTACTTTCCTAAAATGATGAAACTATAATAAATCTAGGTAATCACCCTACCACTCTTGAATATGTTAACTCTACCTGCTTTTTTCCTTCACAATTGAGGTTGTGGGAGAAGAAATATAGTTAAGGTGTTTCATGCTTGTGGTGCATTTAGTTGGAATATATTGCAATAGTTATCATCCTATATATGGTTTCTATCCATAAACATTCTTCAAGGTAGGATAGTGTCCTTGCATCTATATATGCTTTTGATTTTTGagaggatttatttttttatgatagtcTCCTTGTATCTACTTAGATTATGCTTCTGACTTTTGAGAGGCTTCCTTTGTTTCTTTTGACATTAGGTGTTTCCTAATTGTTTTATTCCGTATTCTTTTTCTCTTATGCTACATTTGGTGTAAATAATGCAATGTCATTTAATAAGTGGACAAAAATTGCCTACAGTACCATAGGTGCTGTTATCCACTAAAAAGCACCTTTTACATATATTTACGGACTTTGAAGGCGGTTATGGGCAATTATCAACATTTTTAGTGAATAACAACACCCATAGTACTGTTAGTGTTAGGTATACTTTGTCCttgataaataataattaatttaattacaaAAATACCATAATGTTTTCAAAgatttaaatatgaaataaaagaaattattgtTTTCAATGTTTTACCTATACTCTTGTTGGACCGTAGTGAAGAATTGATAGTCTTAAATCATCAATATAGTGTTGATAAATACCAAGGGTGGTTTCAATTGTTTACTGCTTACCCTCTCATCTGCAGTCCAAGTATtcaatatttttccttttttggtcattttattttcttgacaTCTGTTTCAACAATATGTAACTAATATCGGCATATTGCTTTCTGATGGGCTTGTTGCTTGATAGGTTAGCATAATGTTTGTAACTTTGGAAAGACTTGCACAAACAGAGCCAAAGTATGCAGATATTTTCCTTATAGAGAACTATGCTGCTTTTCAGAATAGGTTTGTTTCCATTTCCCAGGCAAAGTGGAAGCTCAAGGCGGCTTCAATTTTCCCTGTATGTTAAGTTGATTCTGTATAAGAAGACAAGAAGATTTTCActtgttattttgtttgttttgctcAGTTTGTATGACCTAGCCAATGTGGTGCCTACTTTGGCCAAGTTTTATCATCAAGCTAGTGAAGCGTATGAGCAATCATGCTCACGCCATATTAGCATGATTATCTATTATGTAAGTATTTATTCTCTATTTTGTTCTGGTTGTTGACCATACTTTAATTTATACCCTGTTGGAAATATCTCATTATCCATTTTCTGCCTTGAAAAGCAATTTGAACGCCTTTTCCAGTTTGCTCGAAGGATTGAGGACTTGATTTTAAATAATGTTTCACCCGAAGAGGTTTGTTTGTTTCCGTAATCTTTCATAGATCCTGCTTTACAGCATTCCTATATATCAGAATTTATTCATTAAACAAGTTTGCAATGTTTCTCCTACATTATAGAACTAATCATTGTTGATCAATTCCAAAAATCCTTTTTGGGCATCAAGTATAAAGTATGGAAATGAAAGGTGTAGATTAACTTATCACGTATGTACTTGTCTTTAGTTATTCATTTTGATTCATGTTAGTCTATAATGGATTCCTGTCTGTTCATTCTTGAAGTGTAAACTGAGAGAAGTATCTGGTTCCTTGTCCATATTTATACCGTGTCAAGATTGTGTTATATtggaaattccaccttaaaTGTGGTCCGCCCCTTGCTGCCTTAATTGCGGAATTTGGGTTGCCCGCATCGTTCATGCTCTATGCCTATTGGGCTCGGGCATGAAGGGTCAAActcaaattctaagatggtattagaGTCTATGCTAGATCTGTTGTTTGGCTGCCCTCACCGTCCATGCTTCAGGCTCATTGGGCTTGGGCGTGAGGGGAGGGGTGTTGGAAATTTTGCCTTAATTGCAGTCCTCCCCTCAATTGGGAATTCGATTTCCTATATTGCAACCTCCAACACCCttattgtgttgggtgtgaggATGTGGGTTTAAACCTTATTTCCTAGAGATATGACCTCATTAATGCTTCGGAAGTTTGGGTAGTCCTCATCTTATAAACCGGTTTTctagggttgagttaggtccaacTCAAATTCTAAGATGTTATATGCACTTCTAATACTTGGTCCCTACTTTTGAGTCATCGTTTCATCCTATTATTACTTTGTCCACTTTAGTGCAGTCCTCTTTCCAATAATTTACTAGTGTTATTCAGTTGTCTTGGAATTAATGTTG
Coding sequences within it:
- the LOC123893601 gene encoding exocyst complex component SEC3A-like isoform X1, coding for MAKSSADDAELRRACEAAIEGTKQKIVISIRTVKTHGTWGKAAKLGGGRQMAKPRVLAISTKAKTQRTKAFLRVLKYSNGGVLEPAKIYKLKHLSKVEVVTTDPSGCTFTLGFDNLRNHSVAPPQWTMRNIDDRNRLLLSILNICKDALGRLPKVVGIDVVEMALWAKENTPAVSTQNNQADGASVVSDVSEAELKVNVEKDLVSQAEEEDMEALLGNYITGISQAEAFSERLKRELQALEAANVHAILESEPLIDEVLKGLEAASNCVEDMDEWLGMFNVKLRHMREDIESIEIRNNKLEMQSVNNKSLIEELDKLLEQLNIPPEYSAFLTGDSFDEAQMLQNEEACEWLIGALRGFQASTIDPAYVKMRAFKEKRGELQIIKSIFVTKVSEFLRNYFATFVDFLMNDKSYFSQVFSAYIIYGIINLKSLIFTLSACSKQRGQLKRPDHSDLRYKCRTYARLLQHLKVLDKNCLGPLKKAYCCSLNLLLRREVREFANELRAESKTSPGPGQNVNSADSSAVSDAYAKMLTVFIPLMVDESSFFAHFMCFEAPPLDGNKSGHNDDANDDDDLGIADIDENDSKSNMSPAELAALNESLQDLLDGIQEDFYAVVDWACKIDPLCCISMHGITERYLSGQKADASRFVSLMLSELECRISMLFIRYVDDSCHNIEKCERNAKQSVLPYIPRFATLATKMEQYIAGQSRDLVDQAYMKFVSIMFVTLERLAQTEPKYADIFLIENYAAFQNSLYDLANVVPTLAKFYHQASEAYEQSCSRHISMIIYYQFERLFQFARRIEDLILNNVSPEEIPFQLGLSKVDFRKMLKSSLSGMDRSIGAMYKKLQKNLTSEELLPSLWDKCKKDFVDKYDSFVQLVAKIYPAESVPTTAELRELLAKM